CCACTTGGAGGGAGGCGGCGGTGAGGACCGGGCCGCCGACGTTGTGCGGCGCGACCATCATGTAGTGGGTCTCGGCCGTGGCGGCGAGCTTGCGGGTCTCCCAGATGCCGCCGATGTGGCCGACGTCCGGCTGGAGGATGTCCGCGGCCTGGCTCTCGAACAGCTCGCGGAACTCGATCCGGTCGTGGATCCGCTCGCCGGTGGCGATCGGCATGTCCACCTTGTCGGCGACCTTCTTCAGGGCCTTGAGGTTCTCCGGCGGTACCGGCTCCTCCAACCAGGCCGGCCGGAAGGGCGCGAGTTCGTGGGCCAGGCGCACCGCGGTGGCGGGAGAGAAGCGGCCGTGCATCTCCAGCATCAGTTCGGCGTCGGGGCCGATGGCGTCCCGCACCGCCTCGACGAGCGAGACCGCGTACCGGCTCTCGGCGTGGCCGAGCTCGTAGTGGCCGTTGCCGAAGGGGTCGATCTTCAGCGCCCGGTAGCCGCGCTCGACCACTCCGCGGGCGGCCTTGTGGTACGCCTCCGGAGTGCGCTCGGTCGTGTACCAACCGTTCGCGTAGGCCTTCACCCGGTCGGTGACCTTTCCGCCGAGCAGCTGCCAGACCGGGACGCCGAGGGCCTTGCCCTTGATGTCCCAGCAGGCCATCTCCACGACCGCGATGCCGGACATCACGATCTCCCCGGCCCGGCCGTAGTCGCCGTACTTCATGCGCCGTACGAGATCCTCGACGGCGAACGGGTCCGAGCCGCGGACGTGGTTGACCTCGGCCTCGCGCAGATAGCCGAGGAGCGCGTCGGTGTGCCCCAGCATCCGGGTCTCGCCGACGCCGGTGAGTCCCTCGTCGGTGTGGACCTGGACATAGGTCAGATTGCGCCAAGGCGTTCCGACGACGTGTGTGCTGATTCCCGTGATCCGCACGGCGGTTGACTCCCTGCTGTTCGAGATTTCGTCATGCGTTCGAAATTCTGGCGTGACAGTAGGGAGGCCGGACGGGGGCCGTCAAGAGGTCGTACGGGACCGGTGTACGGGCGACCGGCGCAGGCGGGTCCGGGCACCCGAGGCGGTCACCGTCACCCCGTACGGCGCCCCGAGGCAGTCGGCCGCGCTCATCGGGCTCCGTCGCCCTCTCGGGCAGGCATCATCGAAGGTGGGGAGACCATCGGCACCGTCGACGAGGAGTGGCGATGAGGCTGTCGTTCCTTGAGCCCCTCTACGCAGAGCCGGGCCCGTACGTCTCCGTCTACCTGGACACCTCCCGGAACGTCGAGCATCCCGAGCGGGCGATCGCCCTGCGCTGGCGGCGGCTGCGCGAGAGCCTGGCCCGCCAGGGCGCGGACCGGGGGCTGCTGAACGTACTGGAAGAGGCGGTCGGCACCGACACCGAGGTCCCCGGCGTGCACGGGCAGACCCTCTTCGCCGCCCACGGCACGCTGGTCCTGAACGGGGAGCTGCCCTGGCCGCCCGAGCACGATTCCGCGCGCTACAGCACCCTGCCGGACGCGATGCCCCTCGTCACCCAGCACGTTCCGGAGATCCCCTACCTGGCTGTGGTCGTCCACTACGGCGGCCTGCCGACCGCCGAGACCCATGGCTGGGTGACGCTCGAGGCGGAGACCGGCACCTGGCCCGTGTCCACCGTCACCCCGGGTGAGCGCCTGCATCGCAGGGTCGCCGTGGCGACCTGGCACCGCACGGCCCTCCGGCTCGGGCACCGGCTGGACGAGCGGGCGCGGCGCGCCCATGCCGACGCGGTCGTCGTGGGCGGCGACGAGTGGGCGTGCAACGTACTGATCCGCCGTCTGCCGCACACCCTTCGGGAGAAGGTCGTGCGCGTGGGCGGCCGGACTCCCACCGACACCGGACGCGCCCTGCTCGAGCCGCAGCTCGACGGCGTCTTCCGCGGCCACATGGCCGCGCACGACCGGGAGCTCGTCGACATCTTCATCGGCCGCCGCGCCCTGGCCGGACCCATGACGGAAGGGCTGGCCGCCACCGTGGCCGCTCTCCAGCGCGGCCAGGTGTCGGCACTGCTCCTGAACCGCCGGCCCGCGTCCTCGCTGCGGCTCTGGACGGGCTCGCAGCCCACTCAGCTGGCCCTCGGCGAGGCGGAGCTGATCTCCTTCGGCGTGCGGGCCCCGCGTGAGGAACGCGCCGACGAGGCCCTGGTCAGGGCCCTCGTCGGCACTGGTGCCGAACTGGTCGTCGTACCGGAGGGCGAACTGGGACTGGAGGAGGGTGTGGGCGCCCTGCTGCGGTACACCGACCCCGGAACCCCGTCATGACGCCGACGTACGGATGACCTCCCAGGTCCTGGAGGCACCGCGGGAGCCGCTGCCAGTGGATGGGCACCCACGGCCACGACCAGCGATGGGGGGACGAGCTAGCGCTGATAGGTCCCGACCAGAGTGCCCGAGGCGAGCTCCCTGCCCTTCAGGGCACGGTGCACGTCCTCGACGCCCGGGTGTTCGTGCAGCGGCAGCGGCTCGGACAGGGCGTACAGGCGGAAGAAGTAGCGATGCTGCCCGTGTCCCGGTGGCGGCATCGGCCCTCCCCAGCCGGCCCGCCCGAATCCATTGGGCCAGGCCCGCCCGCCCTGGGGCGTCTGCCCCTCGGCCACCCCCGTGGTTCCCGGGTCGATGCCGGTCACGAGCCAGTGCAGGAAGGTCGTCCCCGGCGCGTCCGGGTCCTCGCAGAGGAGCACCAGCTCCGTCGCCTCATGGGGCACCCCCGACCAGGTCAGGGGCGGTGAAAGGTTCTCTCCCTCCCCGCTGTGGCGACGGGGGATCACCGTTCTGTCGTCGAACGCGGTGCTGCTGAGTTCAATTCCGCTCATGCGCGCCGCCATACCCGCGGGCGACGGCGCCGGCACCGATCCGGACCGAAACCCCCCTTTCGGCCGAGCACACCCTGCCCCCTCCCGCAGCAGGGGTGAAAATGACGGTGTGCCGACAAGGATCCTGCTGGAGGGACGCCCCGGCTCGGGCAAGACCACCGCCCTCCGTCGACTGGCCGCGCTGCTGCCCACCCGCCCGGCCACCGGCTTCACCACCGAGGAGATCCGCCAATCCGGAGCCCGGGTCGGCTTCGCCCTGGAGACGCTGGAGGGCCGGCGCGCGGTGCTCGCCCATGTCGACCTTCCCGGTCCGCCGCGGGTCGGGAAGTACGGCGTCGACCTGAGCGTCATGGAACGCCTGGCACTGCCGGCGCTGCGGCCGACGGAGTCGGGGGCGCGGCTGGTGCTCATCGACGAACTGGGGCGGATGGAACTGGCCTGTCCTGCGTTCCGGGACGCGGTCGATGCCCTGTTCGTGGCAGAGGTCGATGTCGTGGCCACGGTCCATGTGCACCGCGATCCCTTCACCGACGCCCTCAGACGACGTGCCGACATCGAGGTCGTCCCTCTCACCGCGGCAAACCGGGACGCCCTGCCCGGGGAGCTGGCGACCCGCCTGCGCCAGCGCCGAGCCGACCGGTGAGACACCCGGCGTGCGTGCTCACGGCTGGCGGCCCACAGTCCGGACCGCCGCCCTGGAGACCGTACGGTCGCCGTGCACCCCTCACCACTGGTCCCAGTGCAGGACCTGGTCGCGCGGAATCCGCCGGGCGGGGCGGAAGTCGGTGCCTACCGTGTACGCGACCGGGATGAAGGCCGCCTGCATGACCTCCGCGTACGGGATGCCGAGCACGTCTGCGAACTCCCGCTCCAACGGCAGGTTCCCGGTCGTCCACACGGTGCCGAGACCGCGCTCACGGGCGGCCGGCATGAAGCTCCACGCGGCGGGCAGGATCGACCCCCAGGTGCCGGCCTGGTGGGTGACGGAGAGGCCCTCGGTGCGACCTTCGACGCAGGGGATCACGTAGGCGGGCACCTCGTGCAGATGCCGGTACAGGTGCTCGACGCCCGTGTACACCCGCTCCATCACACCCGGCGCCGAGACCGAGCTTCATGCGTTGAGCCTCGTACGGCCCGTACGAGACCGGGAAGTCCGGGCTTTCACTGAGTGGAATCCGACAAGGAGACAGGGGCGGGGACTTGGGCGAGAGCGTGGCCGGACGGCTCTTCTCGGCGCTCGACGCTTTCGAGGGCGGCGGCCCGGCTGCCTTGCGCCTCACCGACATCGCGGCCCGCACGGGGCTCCCGGCGCCGACGGCGCTGCGTCTGCTGCGGGAGCTGGTGGCCTGGGGCGGTCTGGAACGCGGCGCTGACGGCACGTACCGGCTGGGGATCCGGCTGCGGGTGCTCGGCGCGGCGGCACCCTGCCCGCGCGGCCTCCTCGACGCGGCGCTCCCGGCGCTGCGGGCCTTGAGCGCCCGGACACCCGGCACACGGTGGTCTCCCCGGGCTTTCTCGCCGGCCGGCTCGCTCGGACCCGGGCAGCCGGTCTCGCGGCCTGTGCGGAGGAGTTCCGGTGGGGTGAGGTGACGGTGGCGGCTCCTGTGCGGGGCCCGGCGGGGACGGTCGCCGCACTGGGCGTGACCGTCCCCACCGGCGTTCCCCTGGAACGGGTGACGGCTGCGGTCCGCGCGGCGGCCGGGCGTGTACGGCCTCCGGAGCCGTCGCCGTCATCATGAGACCTGTTGCGAAGGCCGATCTCGGGGACATGAGGGTTCCCGCGTACCGGCTTTCGTGCAGTGCAGTGCAGAGCAGAGCACTGCCGTGTCGTGCATACGGGAGGGGGAGGGAAGCGTGGACGCTCATGTACGGACCCGCGTCTCGGTCTACGCGATCGCGGTGGAGGACGACCGGCTGCTGTTGATTCGGTTGTCGGAGGCCTCGCCCGTGTTCGCACCAGGGCTCTGGCACCTGCCAGGCGGTGGAATCGACCCGGGCGAACAGCCCGTGGCGGCCCTGGCCCGTGAACTCCTTGAGGAGACAGGACTTGAACTCACCGACGCCCGCCTGCTCGACGCGCGGACCTACGCGGCCCGGCGCCACGGGGTGAGCTGGAGCCTCACGGCCCTGTTCTACGCCGTTTCCCTCAAGGGCGGGCCGCCGGCGGTGACCGAGATCGACGGCTCCACCGACGCGGCGGCGTGGATCCCCCTGGCCGACCTGGGGGACGACGCCCTGCTGTCACCGCCGGCCGCCGACGCCCTCCGCATCCTTGAGAAGGTCGAAGTCCCCGGTCTCATGGGCTGGTTGAGGGATGCGATCCGCACAGCCGACGTGTAACCGACGACCTGCGACGTGAGCGTGGATTCGACCGGCCGCCCCGCGCTCCGGAGGCCCACGGCGCGCTCGTGATCACCGCCCGGCCCGAGCAGGAACCCGCCACCCCGTCCGCTCGTCATGTCCATGGGGGGGTCGCCAAAGACCCACCGCTCTTTCGCTCTTCACCACCCAGGTCCGAGGAGATCCATGGTCGACACCGTCAACTCACTGGCCGCCCGCCTTCACGAAGTGATGGTCGAGTTCCTGACCAAGGGCCCCGCCGCGGCGGGTACCGCGGGTTTCCACGACGTCGTCGCGCGCGCCACGGCGCTCGGACCCGACGGCACGTGGCTCGTCGCCGCGGGCCACGCGAGCCTCGGCAGCCTGGCGGGCGCACACGGACAGACGGAGCAGGCCATCTTCCATCTCGACGCCGCGGTGACAGCCGGCTACAACGACTGCGTGGCGCTCCACGTCGCCCACCTGCGCCCGCTGCATCACGATCGCCGCTTCCAGGCTCTGTACGGGCGGATGCGCATCACCCAGGCGGACCTCGACGAGTTCCGCTGGCTGCACCAGGAGATGCAGATCATGTCGCAGGACGCCCAGCAGGCGGCCGTCGACAACATCGGGCGCCTCGACACCGGGGTGTCGCCGCTCCCCCAGGCCCCCCTGCCGACCCGTGAACCCAACACCGTCGGCGTCCTGATCACCCGCATCGAGCTCGCCGCGGTCCAGACGGGACTCCAACGGGTCGTCATGAAGAACGAGTTCCAGCGCAGCGCCGGCAACACCAGCCTCAGTCTCATCGACGACACGTGGGACTACGCCCGCGCCAGGCGCGACGCATGGGACGCCGACGAACTGGACACCCGGCGCCTGCGGGCCGCCGAAGCCCGGGCTTTCGTCGCACGGCCCGGCGCCGGCACCACGCTCACCGCCTGCCCGCCGCTGGGCTCGATCACGTACCCGAGCTGAGGAAGGCCGCACCGGCGCGGTGGCCTGGTGGGACCACCGACCGAGGAGACGCGTCGTCGTCCCGGTCGGCGACCGCCACCGCGGCCCGAGGCGGTAGGCGGAAGGCGGTGGGCGGAAGACGGTGGGCGGAAGGCGGTAGTCGGCAGGCGGCAGGCGGTGGACCCAGCCGTGCGGACTCGGCACGCTCGTGCCAGTACGCCGGGAAGGAACGTCAGCCTTTCGCCCTCCCCGCGATGCCGTCCAGGACCCGGTCGAGTCCCCACGCGTACTGCTCGTCGGAGACGTACTGGGCGATCGTGTCCGCCGCTTCGGCCGTACGGGGGTAACGGTCGGCGGGGACGGCACGGAGCTGCTCCCGGCGGTTCGCCACCCGCTCGTCGAGGGGCGGGGGCGGCGCGGGTGAGGTGAGTTCGGCGGCTTCCAGGGCGATCGCCCCGAGGACCTGGACGATCAGCAGGTACGAGGCGCGTGCCGCGTCCGCCGGATCGAGGCCGGCGTCCGCGAGGACCATGAGGAGGGCTTCGCCGAGCGCGAGGGCGTGAGGGCCGTCCATCGGGCCGGAGAGCAGCAGGTTGACCGCGCCCGGGTGGGCGAGCAGTCGGTGCCGCAGGTCGGCGGCGAGCGTGTGGATGCGGTCCCGCCAGGGGGTGTCCCGGGCGGTGAGGGCCGCGAGGTCCGTCTCGCCGAGCAGGCGCTCGACGACGGCGCCGACCACTGCGGCGCGGTCCGGGAAGTACGTGTAGACGGCGTTCGGCGCGAGTCCCAGCTCGGCGGCGATGCCCCGGATGCTCACCGCGTCGGCGCCGCGGGCGCCGAGCAGCCGTATGGCCGCCGCGACCACCTCGTCCTCGCCTACCGCCCTCTTCCGGCCCCGCTTCGCCGGCGGCGTGTCCTGTGCCATCCGTACGCCTCCTCGCTCGTCCTGCCTCGTCCTGACTCGAAACCTTGACGAGTCATTTTTGCACGGCGTACATTAATTGCACAGCGTACAGAAATTGGAGGTGTTCCCGATGCGTGCTTTCATGCGGGCTCCCCTGCGTGCCCCCCTGCGTGCCCCTCTGCGTGTCTCGGTACGCGGCCCCAGACGCCCCGCTCTGCTCGTCTGGGGCCGATGGACGGCCGGTTTCCTCGCGTTCCCGATCGGCGGACTCGCCGGCCGCGCGGCGGCCGGTCCGGTCGACGACGCGATGAGCGCCCTGGTGGGCGGGGTCGTGACCGGGGCGGTGATCGGCGCCGGGCAGGCACTTCTCTCCTCCGGCCGACTGAGCCCGCCGCGCTGGGCCGCGGCCACCGCGGCCGGCAGCGGGCTCGGGCTCCTGCTCGGTGCCGCCCTGGTCGGCCATCGGACCGATCTCGGTTCACTGGCGCTCATGGGCGCCGTCGAGGGCGTCCTGCTCGGCGTGGCCCAGGCCTGCGCCCTGCCGCGCACCGCCCGCCTGCCGTGGCTCTGGGCCGTGGCCATGCCGGCCCTGTGGGCGGCGGGCTGGACGGTCACCACGCTCGCCGGTGTCGGCGTGGACGCGCGGTTCACCGTCTTCGGCGCCACCGGCGCGCTCACCTTCTCCGCCCTCTCCGGCATCCTGCTCCACCGACTCCTGCCCGCCACCGCCCCCGGCCGGACCACCGGCTCGGACGCTCTCCGCGAGGTCGACGCATGAAGCACACCACCACCCCCCGTCACGTGATCTTCGGCTCCGGCGCCGTGGGCACGGCCGTCGCCGAGTCCCTGGTACGCCGAGGGGAGTCCGTCCGCGTCGTCAACCGGTCCGGCCGCGCGGACCTCCCGGACGGCGTCGAGGTGGTCGCGGGCGACGCGGCCGACCCCGCGTTCACCACCGCCGTCGCGGCCGGCGCGGCCGTCGTCTACCAGGCGCTCAACCCGCCGTACCACCGCTGGCAGCAGGAGTTCCCGACGCTGCAGGCCGGGGTGCTCGCCGCGGCCGAGGCCGCCGGAGCCCGGATGGTCTCGATGGACAACGTCTACAGCTACGGTGCGCCCGGGGGCCGCCCGTTCACCGAGGAGACCCCCGACGCGGCCACCACCCGCAAGGGCCGGCTCCGGGGGCGGATGGCCCAGGACCTGCTCGCCGCGCACGAGGCCGGGCGCGTGGAGGTCGCGATCGGCCGCGCCTCCGACTACTTCGGGCCGCGCGGCGGCGCCCAGTCCAACCTCGGCGACCTGGTCTTCCCGGCCCTCCTCGCCGGGCGCACCGCGACCGTGCTCGGCGATCCGGACCAGCCCCACACGTACACCTTCATCCCCGACATCGGGGAGGCGCTCGCCCTCCTGGGCCTCCACCCCGACGCCCCGGGCCGCATCTGGCACCTCCCCAACGACCCGCACACCCGCACCACCCGCGAGCTCGTCGACCTGGCCCACCACGCCACCGGCCGCCCCGGCACCGCCCGGCTGCGCCGGATGCCGACGTTCGCGCTGTACGCGATGGGCGCGGTCAACCGCACGGTGCGCGAACTCATCGAGATGCAGTACGAGTTCGCCGAGCCGTTCGTCGTCGACTCCAGCCTCGTCCGGGACCGGCTCGGCGCCGTCGCCACCCCGGTCGAGGAGGCGCTGGAGCGGACGGTGGCGGCCTACCGCGCCCGCGCGAAGTGAGCGAGTCACCGGCGTGGCGCCCGGGGCCGCTGAGCACACAACTTCGCTGTCAGCGCCGCCGTTTAAGGCGCCCGCCATGGATATGGAACTGCTGACCGAGTCCCTCTCAGGGTCCTGGGACTCCACCCGGTCGGCGCGCGATGCGCTCGTGGGGCAGGGGGCCGCTGTCGTCGGAGCGGTACTGGACGTGCTCCGCGACGAGCAGTCCCCCGTCGACTGGACGGTCTCGGCGGACGTGCTCTGCCGGATCGGGGAGCCCGCTCTCCTGCCCCTGGCGCACGCGGTCGCCTCCGCGGACTCGCCCGAGATCGAGAGAAGGGCCGGGTGGGCGCTGGCGCGCCTCAAGGTGGAGGATCCAGCGGCCTACGAACCGCTCCTGGACCATCCGCACCCGCAGGTCCGGAGCGATGCCCTCTTCGCCTTCCAGACCCGCGCCGAGACGGCGGTACGGTTCGTCGATCGGCTGATCCCCTCGCTGGGCGACCCGGAACGCGAGGTCCGGCACCGAGCGGTCCAGGCGTTCAAGGCGATCGGCACCGCGAGTGTGCCCAGCCTGCGCCGCGTTCGCCGGATGCCCGCGTCCGGCCCCAGGGTGCGGGCCGGCGCGCTCGAAGCCCTCGCGGCGATCGCCGGCCCCGAGGGTCTCGACTCCACGGACCAGGACGCCTGGCGTCGGCTGACGGCGATCAAGCTGCGGGACGAGGTCCCGGACGGCATGCACCTCTGCGGGTCCTGGTACGCGGTGCCGACGACGGACCAGGACGCCGTGCTCGAGGCGTTCGATCTCGGCAGCCCGCAGCCGGTCACCCTGCGGACCGGTGCGGCGGCCTGGAACCAGGACCACCACGCCTGGGACCGGACCCATCCCCACGCCGCCTGCGCCCGCGTCTTCGTCAGCCCCGCCCTGCACGGCTGGACGCTGGTCTTCGGCGACGCCTCCCAGGGCACCCACCGCGTCGAGGACGCGGACGAGGAGGGCGAGGCCCTTCCGCTCGTCGTGCGAGAGCGGTGCACCGACCTGAGCCGGCGCTTCGGATCCGCCCAGTGGTACGGGATGAGCTGCGGCGACGGCTGGACCGCCTGGTGCATCGCCGAAGACGGAGAGGTCGTACGCCACTACGACGCGGAGGACGCCGAGGAGAACGGCGACGAGGAACCCTCTCACCCGGCCGAAGCCGGCTACCTCCTGCCGCATGAGGACGGCTTCCCCGAGGACGCGTTCGACGACGTGGACATCTCGGACTCCGAGGCGTTCACCACCCGGTACAACCAGCTGAAGGAAGAGCTCAAGATCCCCGACACCTGCTACGCCAACGACATCGCGGCACGCTTGTCCGTCGACCCCGGAGCACTCGGAGCCCACACCACGACTTCGGGCCGCGGAGTCCTCGCTCTCACCGCCTGCGGCCGCGAGCACGGCCACCCCACCGGGGCACTACCCGTGTGACGCCCCCGCCCCTACCCGCCGCCGACCGGGAAGACCGCGGAACCGTCTCTGCACAGACGGGAAGCGGGTAAAGCGGCCCTCCACGGGCCGGCGCCCCTTGGGACCGCAGGTGCGGGGAGCAGCCGGCCGGAGACCCTGCCCGACGCTCGGGCACTGCCCACGCGGTCGCGGCGGCGCCGTCGTCACCCGTGCCCGGCGACGGACCGCGGTCAGCGATCGACCACCCGGCACACGCCCGCAGGCCAAGATCCCGTACCCACGATGTGCGCCACAAGCCTGAACGCCTCACCGATGGGGACCGTGTCTTCATCGGGGTACTCGTCGTCCTGCCCGTTCGCGAGGACAAATCCGCCGCTCGATCCCTCGGCCCCCGGGTCCACTGCATGCTCGCCGGGATCTCCCTCTTCTTCGAGCAGCATCACCATGGCCCGCTCGGCGTTCGTCACGAAGGCCAGCAAGCGTCCGGAAGAACTCTTCAACCACGTCTCAAGCCGCCCGCTGTCCGTCCTCGACCGAAGGGTCTCCAGAACCGCGTCGGACGACACAGGGACAAGAGTGTCGTCTTTGATCACCCAGGACTCGATCACGACCACGACGACCTCACGGACGGATCTACGAGGCTGGCCTTGGATCCGACTCAGCGCCCGCCCGCTGGTCCTGGACGTTCTGCTCGTGTTCGACAGCGGAGCAGTGACAGTCTGCGCGGGCGACGATTGTGCGGATGTGAAGGCCACGGGCCTCTTGGGGCGGCGGTGGGTCATCCAGTGCAAGCACCGAAGGGCCGGTATGGCCGGAGCGGCCGTACCCCGCCTCGCCGTCCGACGGCACCGCCCTACGGGCCCAGGGGCGCAGTAGGCGCCCGCGGTCGCGCATGACGGAATGGAGCGAACCGCTCGCCGGTCGGCGCCCGCACATGATGCGGGCGCCGACCGAAGCGGGAGCGGGGTTCAGCCGCGGATGATGTTCTCCGCCTGCGGGCCCTTCTGGCCCTGGGTGATGTCGAACGTCACCGTCTCGCCCTCGGTCAGTTCGCGGTATCCGTTTCCGGAAATGTTGGAGTAGTGAGCGAAGACGTCCGGTCCGCCTCCGTCCTGGGCGATGAAGCCGAAGCCCTTCTCGGAGTTGAACCACTTCACGGTGCCGCTGGCCATGCTCGTCCTTCTGGTCAATTCACCGGTGGCCCGGATTCGGGCCGCCCCGGGCGTCCCCTTCGGACGCCCGAACCAGTACTCCCCGGACGCACGCGTGCTTACACCCATTCACCGGATCTTGTTCGGATTCCCTGCCCGCGAGCACCGACTCGAAGGGCTCACCGCCATCCGATTCGGGGCCTGAGCCCTCCCCACCGCTCGGTCCGCGCCGAACTCCCCGAGTGCTGCCGGCACAAGGTGGCAGCTGCTCCGTTTCACGGCATCGCCCCTCTCGGGCACCACCGACGCGGGACTCGTCCGCGGCGTCCTGCTACCGCCGGGACGCCGAGGGGTCAGCCGCGTGGTGCCTTGGGACGGCCACAGCCCCCTCGACCGCGTCACGTTCGAGCTCGGGGACGCCCTCCACGCCGCCGCCTCGATGCTTCAGCCGAAGGACGATCCGGAGGACAGCAGCCACCTGGGACTGGACGGCTTCCTGCTGCGGGAGCACAGCATCACACGCCTGCACGTCAGCACGCCCGACGCCCCCAGCGCTCCCGGCCCTCTCGGCTTACTCGGCCCCCTCGGGATCGACGTCTCCCTCCACGACAAGAGCGGCCGCGGTCGCGTACGTGTCGGCAACACCGCCCTCGTGGCCGCACTGCCCTCACCGGCCCCCGACGAACTCGCGAGCCACCACTCCCCCGCGGTCACGCGTCAAGCTCCGTCAGCAGTCGAATGCGTCGAGGTGCCGACGAAACAAGCCACTGATGTCTTCGCGGCCCCCTCGGACCGGCAGCGGCGAGGGCACCTCCTCGCCGTTCGCCATGGCGAGGCTACTGGCGAAGCGCACGAGGTGGGGCGCCGGGACGAAGGAGTCGCGCAACCACACGGCGAAGACACCGGCGTCGTCTGCGGTCACGTCCGTGAGGGTGATGTAGGCGAAGTCGGGCTCGGTGATGGCGGCGGTACCGTCCACCCACACGCCCGGCGCCGGCTCGATCTCGAAGTC
This is a stretch of genomic DNA from Streptomyces sp. R44. It encodes these proteins:
- a CDS encoding mandelate racemase/muconate lactonizing enzyme family protein, which encodes MRITGISTHVVGTPWRNLTYVQVHTDEGLTGVGETRMLGHTDALLGYLREAEVNHVRGSDPFAVEDLVRRMKYGDYGRAGEIVMSGIAVVEMACWDIKGKALGVPVWQLLGGKVTDRVKAYANGWYTTERTPEAYHKAARGVVERGYRALKIDPFGNGHYELGHAESRYAVSLVEAVRDAIGPDAELMLEMHGRFSPATAVRLAHELAPFRPAWLEEPVPPENLKALKKVADKVDMPIATGERIHDRIEFRELFESQAADILQPDVGHIGGIWETRKLAATAETHYMMVAPHNVGGPVLTAASLQVGFTTPNFKVLEHFNDFADAEIKKVVKGAPQVDPETGCFHLSEAPGLGVELDVDAVAEFPQQQARFDLWSEGWEQRRPRETR
- a CDS encoding YbhB/YbcL family Raf kinase inhibitor-like protein, with translation MSGIELSSTAFDDRTVIPRRHSGEGENLSPPLTWSGVPHEATELVLLCEDPDAPGTTFLHWLVTGIDPGTTGVAEGQTPQGGRAWPNGFGRAGWGGPMPPPGHGQHRYFFRLYALSEPLPLHEHPGVEDVHRALKGRELASGTLVGTYQR
- a CDS encoding nucleoside-triphosphatase, producing the protein MPTRILLEGRPGSGKTTALRRLAALLPTRPATGFTTEEIRQSGARVGFALETLEGRRAVLAHVDLPGPPRVGKYGVDLSVMERLALPALRPTESGARLVLIDELGRMELACPAFRDAVDALFVAEVDVVATVHVHRDPFTDALRRRADIEVVPLTAANRDALPGELATRLRQRRADR
- a CDS encoding nitroreductase family protein, whose amino-acid sequence is MERVYTGVEHLYRHLHEVPAYVIPCVEGRTEGLSVTHQAGTWGSILPAAWSFMPAARERGLGTVWTTGNLPLEREFADVLGIPYAEVMQAAFIPVAYTVGTDFRPARRIPRDQVLHWDQW
- a CDS encoding helix-turn-helix domain-containing protein, with product MGESVAGRLFSALDAFEGGGPAALRLTDIAARTGLPAPTALRLLRELVAWGGLERGADGTYRLGIRLRVLGAAAPCPRGLLDAALPALRALSARTPGTRWSPRAFSPAGSLGPGQPVSRPVRRSSGGVR
- a CDS encoding NUDIX domain-containing protein; the encoded protein is MDAHVRTRVSVYAIAVEDDRLLLIRLSEASPVFAPGLWHLPGGGIDPGEQPVAALARELLEETGLELTDARLLDARTYAARRHGVSWSLTALFYAVSLKGGPPAVTEIDGSTDAAAWIPLADLGDDALLSPPAADALRILEKVEVPGLMGWLRDAIRTADV
- a CDS encoding TetR/AcrR family transcriptional regulator, whose amino-acid sequence is MAQDTPPAKRGRKRAVGEDEVVAAAIRLLGARGADAVSIRGIAAELGLAPNAVYTYFPDRAAVVGAVVERLLGETDLAALTARDTPWRDRIHTLAADLRHRLLAHPGAVNLLLSGPMDGPHALALGEALLMVLADAGLDPADAARASYLLIVQVLGAIALEAAELTSPAPPPPLDERVANRREQLRAVPADRYPRTAEAADTIAQYVSDEQYAWGLDRVLDGIAGRAKG
- a CDS encoding NAD-dependent epimerase/dehydratase family protein: MKHTTTPRHVIFGSGAVGTAVAESLVRRGESVRVVNRSGRADLPDGVEVVAGDAADPAFTTAVAAGAAVVYQALNPPYHRWQQEFPTLQAGVLAAAEAAGARMVSMDNVYSYGAPGGRPFTEETPDAATTRKGRLRGRMAQDLLAAHEAGRVEVAIGRASDYFGPRGGAQSNLGDLVFPALLAGRTATVLGDPDQPHTYTFIPDIGEALALLGLHPDAPGRIWHLPNDPHTRTTRELVDLAHHATGRPGTARLRRMPTFALYAMGAVNRTVRELIEMQYEFAEPFVVDSSLVRDRLGAVATPVEEALERTVAAYRARAK
- a CDS encoding HEAT repeat domain-containing protein; the encoded protein is MDMELLTESLSGSWDSTRSARDALVGQGAAVVGAVLDVLRDEQSPVDWTVSADVLCRIGEPALLPLAHAVASADSPEIERRAGWALARLKVEDPAAYEPLLDHPHPQVRSDALFAFQTRAETAVRFVDRLIPSLGDPEREVRHRAVQAFKAIGTASVPSLRRVRRMPASGPRVRAGALEALAAIAGPEGLDSTDQDAWRRLTAIKLRDEVPDGMHLCGSWYAVPTTDQDAVLEAFDLGSPQPVTLRTGAAAWNQDHHAWDRTHPHAACARVFVSPALHGWTLVFGDASQGTHRVEDADEEGEALPLVVRERCTDLSRRFGSAQWYGMSCGDGWTAWCIAEDGEVVRHYDAEDAEENGDEEPSHPAEAGYLLPHEDGFPEDAFDDVDISDSEAFTTRYNQLKEELKIPDTCYANDIAARLSVDPGALGAHTTTSGRGVLALTACGREHGHPTGALPV
- a CDS encoding cold-shock protein; this encodes MASGTVKWFNSEKGFGFIAQDGGGPDVFAHYSNISGNGYRELTEGETVTFDITQGQKGPQAENIIRG